A stretch of DNA from Campylobacter sp. CNRCH_2014_0184h:
AGTTTTAGTGCGAAAGGAGATGGATCTTCTCAATTTGCTGCATTTGATTCTACAAAAAATATAGCTGCTAAAGATCAACAAGCAGGTGTTACTACACTTAAAGGTGCAATGGCTGTAATGGATATAGCTGAAACTGCTATTACTAATCTTGATCAAATCAGAGCTGACATCGGTGCAGTGCAAAATCAAATCACAGCTACACTTAATAACATCAGTGTAACTCAAGTAAATATCAAATCAGCTGAATCAAATATCAGAGATGTAGACTTTGCAGCAGAAAGTGCAAACTTTGCCAAGTACAACATCCTAGCTCAAAGTGGATCTTATGCTATGAGTCAGGCTAATGCTGTACAGCAAAATGTAATGAGATTATTACAATAGTTAAGAAACCCAAAACACCTTGAATATTCAAGGTGTTTTTCTCTCACCTTTTATTTTATTTCCCATTTGCTTTCTTATATTTGGAACACTTATTGCTTTTATAGAAATCAAGCAATATTTTGAAAGGATTTAAAATGGGTTTTAGAATAAACACCAACATAGGTGCAATGAATGCACATGCAAATTCAACTATAACAGCAAGGGAATTAGACAAGTCTTTGTCTAGACTTAGTTCAGGTCTT
This window harbors:
- a CDS encoding flagellin, whose translation is SFSAKGDGSSQFAAFDSTKNIAAKDQQAGVTTLKGAMAVMDIAETAITNLDQIRADIGAVQNQITATLNNISVTQVNIKSAESNIRDVDFAAESANFAKYNILAQSGSYAMSQANAVQQNVMRLLQ